A window of Chiloscyllium punctatum isolate Juve2018m unplaced genomic scaffold, sChiPun1.3 scaffold_1251, whole genome shotgun sequence genomic DNA:
ctctctctctctctctccttggtaTTCCTTGGCCCCGCTGTCCGTGAGCACTCACCGATATTTGAGGTGTAGTCTGTCGCTCCGAAGATGAGCTCGGGTGCTCGGTAATACCGTGAGCAGATGTATGACACATTGGCTCGCCCCTCACCAGCTGCTTTGCACTGCAATCCGAACAGAGCGATGGTTACCGACCGCGACACCGCGCACTCAGAGCTCCTTCGGTGCCCCTCTGCCGCTCGGCTCAGGGCAGGCCAGGCCCACAGCCAGGCCGCATGGAGACCTTCACCGTCATGCTGccccaactctccagctcagagCCCGTGGCCGGTAAATCCATGGGAGACAACCAACACCGGTCCCTGTGCGCCAACCCTCAGGCCTTGGGCGAGGGGGAACACATTCAGTGCCAGGCTGTTGTGTGCAATGTGAGACATGCCCACCCTGGAACAAGGGGAGATCCGCACTGacgagcccccccccccccccgtgggcCGACACACAGGGGAGCGATCAATGGAGCGCCAGTAACCAGGACCAGTAAACACACACGGCCAACAGGGTCCTCACGGTGGATTCAGGACAACACAGACAAGGCAGCATGTACACAGGAGACaaacatcccccccaccccctcggtGAGGCACAGACTCGGTATCTCCCCCGCCCCCTCGGTGAAGTACAGACTCGGTATCTCCCCCGCCCCCTCGGTGAGGCACAGACTcggtatctccccctccccctcggtgAGGCACAGACTcggtatctccccctccccctcggtgAGGTACAGACTCGGTATCTCCCCCTCGGTGAGGTACAGACTCGGTATCTCCCCCTTGGTGAGGTACAGACTcggtatctccccctccccctcggtgAGGCACAGACTcggtatctccccctcccctcggTGAGGCACAGACTcggtatctccccctccccctcggtgAGGCACAGACTCGGTATCTCCCCCTCGGTGAGGTACAGACTCGgtatctcccctcccccttgGTGAGGTACAAACTtggtatctccccatctccccctcccctcggTGAAGTACAGACTcggtatctccccctccccctcggtgAGGCACAGACCCggtatctcccccctccccctccccctcggtgAAGTACAGACTcggtatctccccctccccctcggtgAAGTACAGACTcggtatctccccctcccccctcggtGAGGCACAGTCTcggtatctccccctccccctcggtgAAGTACAGACTcggtatctccccctccccctcggtgAGGCACAGACtcgtatctccccctccccctcggtgAGGCACAGACTcggtatctccccctccccctcggtgAGGCACAGTCTcggtatctccccctccccctcggtgAGGCACAGACTcggtatctccccctccccctcggtgAGGCACAGACTcggtatctccccctccccctcggtgAGGTACAGACTCGGTATCTCCCCCTCCACCTCGGTGAGGTACAGGATcggtatctccccctccccctccccctcggtgAAGTACAGACTCGGTAtctccaactccccctcccctcggTGAAGTACAGACTcggtatctccccctccccctcggtgAGGCACAGACTcggtatctccccctccccctcggtgAGGTACAGACTcggtatctccccatctccccctcccctcggTGAAGTACAGACCcggtatctccccctccccctcccctcggtGAGGTACAGACTcggtatctccccctccccctccccctccccctcggtgAAGGCACAGACTcggtatctccccctccccctcccctcggtGAGGTACAGACTcggtatctccccctccccctcccccctccccctcggtgAAGTACAGACCcggtatctccccctccccctccccctcggtgAGGCACAGACTCGGTATCTCCCCCTCCACCTCGGTGAGGTACAGACTcggtatctccccctccccctcggtgAGGTACAGACTcggtatctccccctcccctcggTGAAGTACAGACTcggtatctccccctcccctcggTGAAGTACAGACTcggtatctccccctccccctccccctcggtgAGGTACAGACTCGGTATCTCCCCCTCCACCTCGGTGAGGTACAGACTcggtatctccccctccccctcggtgAGGTACAGACTcggtatctccccctccccctcggtgAGGCACAGACTcggtatctccccctccccctcggtgAAGTACAGACTcggtatctccccctcccctcggTGAAGTACAGACTcggtatctccccctccccctccccctcggtgAGGTACAGACTCGGTATCTCCCCCTCCACCTCGGTGAGGTACAGACTcggtatctccccctccccctcggtgAGGTACAGGATcggtatctccccctccccctccccctcggtgAGGTACAGACTCGGtatctcctcctccccctccccctcggtgAGGCACAGACTCGGTATCTCCCCCTCGGTGAGGTACAGACTCGGTATCTCCCCCTCGCCCCTTGGTGAGGTACAAACTTggtatctccccctcccctcggTGAGGTACAGACTcggtatctccccctcccctcccctcggtGAGGTACAGACTCGGTATCTCCCCTCCACCTCGGTGAGGTACAGACTcggtatctccccctccccctcggtgAGGTACAGACTCGGTATCTCGCCCCTCCCCCTCGGTGAGGCACAGACTCGGTATCTCCCCCTCGGTGAGGTACAGACTCTgtatctcccccaccccctcggTGAGGCACAGACTCGGTATCTCCACCTCGGTGAGGTACAGACTcggtatctccccctccccctcggtgAGGCACAGACTCGGTATCTCCCCCTCGGTGAGGCACAGACTCGGTATCTCCCCCCTCGGTGAGGCACAGACTCGGTATCTCCCCCTCGGTGAGGTACAGACTCGGTATCTCCCCGTCCCCCTCGGTGAGGCACAGACTcggtatctccccctccccctcggtgAGGCACAGACTcggtatctccccctccccctcggtgAGGCACAGACTcggtatctccccctccccctcggtgAGGCACAGACTcggtatctccccctccccctcggtgAGGCACAGTCTCGGTATCTGCCCCACCCCCTCGGTGAGGCACAGACTcggtatctccccctccccctcggtgAGGTACAGACTcggtatctccccctccccctcggtgAGGCACAGACTcggtatctccccctccccctcggtgAGGCACAGACTcggtatctccccctcccccttagtGAGGCACAGTCTCGgtatctcccccaccccctcggTGAGGCACAGACTcggtatctccccctccccctcggtgAGGCACAGACTCgttatctccccctccccctcggtgAGGCACAGACTcggtatctccccctccccctcggtgAGGCACAGACTcggtatctccccctccccctcggtgAGGTACAGGATcggtatctccccctcccctctccccctcggtGAGGCACAGACTCGGTATCTCCCCCTCGGTGAGGCACAGACTcggtatctccccctccccctcgtgAGGCACAGACTCGTTATCTCCTCCTCCCCTCGGTGAGGCACAGACTcggtatctccccctccccctcggtgAGGCACAGACTCGTTATCTCCTCCTCCCCCTCGGTGAGGCACAGACTCGGTATCGCCCCCACCCCCTCGGTGAGGTACAGTCTcggtatctccccctcccccctcggtGAGGCACAGTCTCGatatctcccccaccccctgatGTACCCTCTCAGTGGTGTCCCTGGGTCCATTCTGACCCTTCCCTATCAACACAGGAGCGTGGAGTGGGACagaccccccccccatctccagcCGAACCCAGCCATGGCTTTCCCTGCACACTCACCCCTCCAAACCCCTTCCACCCTCAGAGCTCTCCTCACTCCATGACGCTGTATTGCCCACTGCCTGCAAATATCCCAGACTGACTGAGTGTGGGGGGCACGGGCCCAcctcctcacccccactcccattgAGCGACTGCGCCTGAACACCCCCTCAAAATCCACCCGGGTCAAACCCCACCGAGGCCGGACATGTTTGTCCAggatcgtgtgtgtgtgtaggatgcTGGAGGATATTCCCAGCCTGGCTCGGCTCATCCATTGTTTAACCACCTGAGGCACGGTGCCAAGTCTCGCAGCCCAGCGTCTGCCCTGTGAGCCTGGACAGTGAACCAAATCCCCTCCCAGCCCCTCCATCAGTGCTCTGCACATAGCTAGCAGCAACAAATCCCCCTAACCCCTTCCAGCCCAAATACTCCCCCCCATCAAATCCAACAcctctttgtgggcggcacggtggcacagtggttagcactgctgcctcacagcgccagggacccaggttcaactcccgactgtgtggagtttgcacgttctccctgtgtctgcgtgggtttcctccgggtactccgtttcctcccacagtgctcagggatgtgtaggttagggtggattggccatgggaaattacccacagtgctcagggatgtgtaggttagggtggattggccatgggaaattacccacagtgttcagggttgtgtaggttagggtggattggccatgggaaattacccacagtgctcagggatgtgcaggttagggtgggattggccatgggaaaattacccacagtgctcagggatgtgtaggttaggtgcattagtcaggggtaaatgttgggtaaTAGCAGAAGggagtaggtctgggtgggatactcttcaaaagggtcagtgtggaattgttgggctgaaggattcTATCCCAAGTGGCTGACCTGCCCCTGAACGGGCAGGAGGTGAGCCCTGACACATGAAGACACCTACCTGCCGAAGTCACAGAGcttcagcactgctgtctcagggTCCACCAGCAGGTTCTGAGGTTTGATATCTCGATGGCACACCCCCTGGGAATGGATGTACGCAAGGACTGCGGAATAACTGGTATATGTACACCTGGGAGAAcggggggggtagagagagagagagagcatgggggagagaggggaaagagagagacaggggagggggggagagagcacaggggagggggggagagagagcgcaagggaggggggggagagagagcgcaagggaggggggggagagagagcgcaagggagggggggggagagagcaggggagggggggagagagagcaggggagggggggggagagagagcaggggagggggggagagagagcgcaagggaggggggagagagagcaggggagggggggagagagagcgcaagggaggggggagagagagcaggggagggggggggagagagcaggggagggggggggagagagagcaggggaggggggggggagagagcgcaagggaggggggagagagagcaggggagggggggagagagagcgcaagggaggggggagagagagcaggggaggggggggagagagcgcaagggaggggggagagagagcaggggagggggggggagaagagagcaggggaggggggggggggggagagagagagaagagagagagagagagcggtgtcaGACACACAATTCCAGCCGGCCCTCTCGCGGGGAGAATTAAAATTCTGGATAGTACATGCAACAAAGCAGTGAGAAACACGTGCAGTGTACCCTGACAGATGATCCACAGCCTGCACCATTCTACCCTGGCACAAACCACGAGACCAGGTCCACGATTGCACTACATACACCTGAAAAAGCAAGGAGCTCTTCAGTACACAGTGACCGCGCAGCAGAAACTCTCCCACAGCAgctgtcccccccccacccctacacccccctccccatgcCATCTCCAGCAGAACACCCTCGGAACAGCACCCAGTCAGCAACCTTATCAaactgtctgtgtgatgctgaagggagggagcgccgcactgagggagtgccgcactgtcggagggtcagtgctgggggagggccgcactgtcggagggtcagtgctgagggagtgggcactgtcagagggtcagtgctgagtgagggccgcactgtcggagggtcagtgctgagggagtgggcactgttggagggtcagtgctgagggagtgccgcactgtgggagggtcagtgctgagggagtgggcactgttggagggtcagtgctgagggagtgggcactgtcggagggtcagtgctgagggagtgccgcactgtggagggtcagtgctgagggagtgggcactgtcggagggttagtgctgagggagtgggcactgtcggagggtcagtgttgaggggggtgggcactgtcagagggtcagtgttgagggggtgggcactgtcagagggtcagtgttgaggggggggcactgtcagagggtcagtgttgagggggtgggcactgtcagagggtcagtgctgagggagtgttgcactgtcggagggtcagtgttgagggagtgggccctgtcggagggtcagtgctgaggaatgttgcactgtcggagggtcagtgttgagggagtgggcactgtcggagggtcagtgctgagggagtgggcactgtcggagggtcagtgctgagggagtgggcactgtcggagggtcagtgttgagggagtgggcactgtcggagggtcagtgctgagggagtgccgcactgtcagagggtcagtgctgagggagtgccgcactgtcggagggccagtgctgagggagtgccgcactgtcggagggccagtgctgagggagtgccacactgtcggagggtcagtgctgagggagtgggcactgtcggagggtcagtgctgagggagtgccgcactgtcagagggtcagtgctgagggagggggcactgtcggacggtcagtgctgagggagtgacgcacagtcggagggtcagtgctgagggagtgccgcactgtcggagggtcagtgctgagggagtgggcactgtcggagggtcagtgctgagggagtgccacactgtcggagggtcagtgctgagggagagtgggtggtcCATCGCTCGAAGCTGAGTGAGAGTGAACACTCACCTTGATGTAAATCATGGGGATTTGTTGCTTGGCCTTGCTGAAGTGTCGGGCAACTCGATAAACTGTCTCTGGAACGTAGTCTAGAACCAGATTTAAGTAAACCTCATCTTTCTGTTGGACACAAAAAACATCTAcagtaaccctaaccctatcagaGAGTGCACCCCCAGCCCCCAGGGTCCATCACCCCCAGCCCAGAGCGTCCAtcgcccccagcccccagcccagaGGGTCCATCGCCCCCAGACCCCACAGCCCCGAGGGTCCATCGCCCCCAACCCCCAGCCCCGAGGGTCCATCGCCCCCAACCCCCAGCCCCGAGGGTCCATCGCCCCCAACCCCAGCCCCGAGGGTCCATCGCCCCCAACCCCCAGCCCCGAGGGTCCATCGCCCCCAACCCCCAGCCCCGAGGGTCCATCGCCCCCAACCCCCAGCCCCGAGGGTCCATCGCCCCAACCCCCAGCCCCGAGGGTCCATCGCCCCCAACCCCCAGACCAGAGGGTCCATCGCCCCCAACCCCCAGCCCCGAGGGTCCATCACCCCcaacccccagcccccagcccccagcccagaGGGTCCAtcgcccccagcccccagcccagaGGGTCCATCGCCCCCAACCCCCAGCCCCGAGGGTCCATCGCCCCCAACCCCAGCCCCGAGGGTCCATCGCCCCCAACCCCCAGCCCCGAGGGTCCATCGCCCCCAACCCCCAGCCCCGAGGGTCCAtcgcccccagcccccagcccagaGGCTCCAtcgcccccagcccccagccccgaGGGTCCATCGCCCCCAGCCCCGAGGGTCCATCGCCCACCCCCAGCCCCGAGGGTCCATCGCCCCCAGCCCCGAGGGTCCATCGCCCCCAGCCCCGAGGGTCCATCGCCCCCCAGCCCCGAGGGTCCATCGCCCCCAGCCCCGAGGGTCCATCGCCCCCAGCCCCGAGGGTCCATCGCCCCCAGCCCCGAGGGTCCAATCGCCCCCAGCCCCGAGGGTCCATCGCCCCCAGCCCCGAGGGTCCATCGCCCCCAGCCCCGAGGGTCCATCGCCCCCAGCCCCGAGGGTCCATCGCCCCC
This region includes:
- the LOC140474898 gene encoding glycogen synthase kinase-3 beta-like gives rise to the protein NRELQIMRKLNHQNIVRLRYFFYSTGEKKDEVYLNLVLDYVPETVYRVARHFSKAKQQIPMIYIKVYVVQSWTWSRGLCQGRMVQAVDHLSGCTYTSYSAVLAYIHSQGVCHRDIKPQNLLVDPETAVLKLCDFGSAKQLVRGEPMCHTSAHGITEHPSSSSERQTTPQISVSAHGQRGQGIPRRERER